Proteins co-encoded in one Egicoccus sp. AB-alg6-2 genomic window:
- a CDS encoding acyl-CoA dehydrogenase, whose amino-acid sequence MSATEHLPELDPDGVTAERVQAHLDGRWADVRARTRDELRHPLLHPRPGLTMEEHRERTLEQAHHLAKTDGPRLLFPEEYGGGGDLGGALTSFEVLAHGDLSLLVKAGVQWGLFGGAIMQLGNDDHRATYLPDIITLDLPGCFAMTETGHGSDVQSLRTTATFDVDAQEWVIDTPDEDARKDYIGNAARDGRMAAVFAQLVTKGASHGVHCFLVPIRDEDHQPLPGVTIEDCGHKGGLNGVDNGRLSFHGVRVPRENLLDRFGHVDEDGTYASPIENATRRFFTMLGTLVTGRASISGSGLSAAKTAMTIAVRYAGVRRQFKAPDTEREVVLFDFRQHQRRLLPLLAHTYALHAAQQHLLHLLHESFDVDVAADELPDRRELEALAAGIKTATTWHASNTIQVCREACGGNGYLSENRLTELKADTDIFTTFEGDNTVLLQLVAKGLLTDYRDDFGSLDTLGTVRFVADQVVETLVERTAARQVWQSITGIVSRDEDTDLHDRAWQLQTLAWREQHVMAGVARRLKAGVDAGRDAFDVFNEVQDHVLLAARAHVDRVVLERFAASVDACEDAEVAALLDRLCDLHALATIETERGWFLEHGRFNAQRSKAITAAVNGLCTQLRPFAELLVDAFAIPDEAVAAPIALGAEHARQRQREAAAQT is encoded by the coding sequence ATGAGCGCCACCGAGCACCTGCCCGAGCTCGACCCGGACGGCGTGACCGCCGAGCGGGTGCAGGCCCACCTCGACGGCCGCTGGGCCGACGTCCGCGCCCGCACGCGCGACGAGCTGCGACACCCGTTGCTGCATCCGCGCCCGGGGTTGACCATGGAGGAGCATCGCGAACGCACCCTCGAGCAGGCGCACCACCTCGCGAAGACCGACGGTCCACGCCTGCTCTTCCCCGAGGAGTACGGCGGTGGTGGCGACCTCGGCGGCGCCCTGACGTCCTTCGAGGTGCTCGCCCACGGCGACCTGTCGCTGCTGGTCAAGGCCGGGGTGCAGTGGGGGCTGTTCGGCGGCGCGATCATGCAACTCGGCAACGACGACCACCGCGCGACCTACCTCCCCGACATCATCACCCTCGACCTGCCCGGCTGCTTCGCCATGACCGAGACCGGGCACGGCTCCGACGTGCAGTCGTTGCGGACCACCGCGACCTTCGACGTCGACGCGCAGGAGTGGGTGATCGACACCCCTGACGAGGACGCGCGCAAGGACTACATCGGCAACGCCGCCCGCGACGGGAGGATGGCCGCGGTGTTCGCCCAGCTCGTCACGAAGGGTGCGTCCCATGGCGTGCACTGCTTCCTGGTGCCGATCCGCGACGAGGATCACCAGCCGCTGCCGGGCGTGACGATCGAGGACTGCGGCCACAAGGGCGGCCTCAACGGCGTCGACAACGGCCGACTGAGCTTCCACGGGGTTCGCGTCCCGCGCGAGAACCTGCTCGACCGCTTCGGTCACGTCGATGAGGACGGCACGTACGCCAGCCCGATCGAGAACGCCACCCGTCGGTTCTTCACGATGCTCGGCACGCTGGTCACCGGCCGCGCGAGCATCTCCGGCTCCGGCCTGTCGGCGGCGAAGACGGCGATGACCATCGCGGTCCGCTACGCCGGTGTCCGACGCCAGTTCAAGGCACCCGACACCGAGCGCGAGGTCGTGTTGTTCGACTTCCGGCAGCATCAGCGCCGCCTGCTGCCGCTGCTGGCCCACACCTATGCGCTGCACGCCGCGCAGCAGCACCTGCTGCACCTGCTGCACGAGTCGTTCGACGTCGACGTCGCCGCCGACGAGCTGCCCGACCGGCGCGAGCTCGAGGCGTTGGCCGCCGGCATCAAGACCGCGACCACGTGGCACGCCAGCAACACCATCCAGGTCTGTCGCGAGGCCTGCGGTGGCAACGGCTATCTGTCCGAGAACCGCCTCACGGAGCTGAAGGCCGACACCGACATCTTCACCACCTTCGAGGGCGACAACACCGTCCTGCTGCAACTGGTGGCCAAGGGGCTGTTGACCGACTACCGCGACGACTTCGGGTCGCTCGACACCCTCGGCACCGTCCGTTTCGTCGCCGACCAGGTGGTCGAGACGCTGGTCGAGCGCACCGCCGCCCGCCAGGTGTGGCAGTCGATCACCGGGATCGTCAGCCGTGACGAGGACACCGACCTGCACGACCGCGCGTGGCAGCTGCAGACGCTCGCGTGGCGCGAACAGCACGTCATGGCCGGCGTCGCCCGGCGCCTCAAGGCCGGCGTCGACGCGGGTCGCGACGCCTTCGACGTCTTCAACGAGGTCCAGGACCACGTGCTGCTGGCCGCCCGGGCCCACGTCGACCGCGTCGTTCTCGAGCGTTTCGCGGCCTCCGTCGACGCGTGCGAGGACGCCGAGGTGGCGGCGCTGCTCGACCGGCTCTGCGACCTGCACGCCCTGGCCACCATCGAGACGGAGCGCGGTTGGTTCCTCGAGCACGGGCGGTTCAACGCCCAGCGGTCGAAGGCCATCACGGCGGCGGTGAACGGACTGTGCACGCAGCTGCGTCCCTTCGCCGAACTGCTGGTCGACGCGTTCGCGATCCCCGACGAGGCCGTCGCGGCACCGATCGCCCTGGGTGCAGAGCACGCCCGTCAGCGGCAGCGCGAGGCCGCCGCGCAGACCTGA